Proteins encoded together in one Paenibacillus sp. J23TS9 window:
- a CDS encoding DUF4091 domain-containing protein codes for MTQKFETRIVHSLVKVFPDEELQETEVVKGAALQNEVFSYQVAYRSQHWIPSIHVKVESEIGDYITLRSVGLSPSEYPVQGDHDDNMLRTTPGLYPDPLLPLNEDGVRAYPAQWRSIWITVNPKNELEPGLYPIVVRFVTESGEELAKERFELEIIGAQLPKQQLLHTQWFHTDCLTTHYHTDAFSERHWELLKQYIQTAVDHGINMLLTPLFTPPLDTEVGGERPTVQLVDVEVTGENQFRFGFDRLKRWVELCNECGIEYFEFSHLFTQWGAKHAPKIMATADGEAKRIFGWETDASGDAYRAFLNQFLPQLVDWIRENGLESRSYFHISDEPTLDHLESYESARNIVKDLLEGFPIIDALSDYDFYEKGLVENPIPANNHIEPFLEHGVTPLWTYYCVSQYRDVSNRFFSMPSARNRILGYQLYKYDAAGFLHWGYNFWYTQYSKQVIDPFRVTDAGGAFPSGDAYLVYPGEDGPIESIRMEVMYEALQDLRALRLLEELMGRDEVLAALDEGLDEPITFSCYPRNADWILSKRDWINGKIKEHMLMKK; via the coding sequence ATGACGCAGAAATTCGAAACCCGTATTGTCCATTCTTTAGTGAAGGTATTTCCTGATGAGGAGCTGCAGGAGACGGAAGTCGTCAAGGGAGCGGCACTCCAGAATGAGGTCTTCTCGTACCAGGTGGCCTATCGGTCGCAGCATTGGATTCCGTCGATTCATGTGAAGGTCGAGTCCGAAATCGGGGATTACATCACGCTGCGCAGCGTCGGTCTGTCGCCATCGGAGTACCCTGTGCAGGGCGATCATGACGACAACATGCTGCGGACCACGCCTGGCCTGTATCCGGATCCGCTGCTGCCGCTGAATGAAGACGGCGTGCGTGCATATCCGGCGCAATGGCGTTCGATTTGGATCACGGTAAATCCGAAGAACGAGCTTGAACCTGGCCTGTACCCGATCGTGGTGCGTTTCGTGACGGAATCGGGAGAGGAGCTGGCAAAGGAACGCTTTGAACTGGAGATCATCGGGGCACAGCTGCCGAAGCAGCAGCTTCTGCATACGCAGTGGTTTCACACGGATTGCCTGACGACGCACTATCATACGGATGCGTTCAGCGAAAGACACTGGGAGCTCCTGAAACAGTACATACAAACCGCGGTGGATCACGGCATCAATATGCTGCTGACGCCACTCTTCACGCCTCCGCTCGATACGGAAGTCGGAGGGGAACGGCCGACCGTGCAATTGGTCGATGTCGAGGTGACGGGGGAGAATCAGTTCCGTTTCGGGTTTGACCGCCTGAAAAGATGGGTGGAGCTGTGTAACGAATGCGGCATCGAGTATTTCGAATTCTCGCATCTGTTCACGCAGTGGGGGGCGAAGCACGCGCCGAAAATCATGGCAACCGCAGATGGCGAAGCGAAGCGCATCTTCGGCTGGGAGACCGACGCGTCGGGCGACGCCTATCGTGCATTCCTGAATCAGTTCCTGCCGCAGCTGGTTGACTGGATTCGGGAGAACGGGCTGGAAAGCCGCAGCTATTTCCATATTTCCGATGAGCCGACGCTGGATCACCTGGAGTCTTACGAAAGCGCCCGTAATATCGTCAAGGATCTGCTCGAGGGATTTCCCATCATCGACGCGCTGTCGGATTACGACTTCTATGAAAAGGGTTTGGTGGAGAACCCGATCCCGGCCAACAATCACATCGAGCCTTTCCTGGAGCACGGGGTCACGCCGCTGTGGACGTATTACTGCGTATCACAGTACAGGGATGTATCCAACCGCTTCTTCAGCATGCCGTCTGCACGCAACCGGATACTCGGTTACCAATTGTACAAATACGATGCGGCCGGATTCCTGCACTGGGGGTATAACTTCTGGTATACGCAGTATTCCAAGCAGGTTATCGACCCGTTCCGCGTGACGGATGCAGGGGGTGCCTTCCCTTCCGGCGACGCCTACCTGGTGTATCCGGGCGAGGACGGCCCGATCGAATCGATCCGGATGGAGGTTATGTACGAGGCGCTGCAGGATTTGCGCGCGCTGCGCCTGCTGGAGGAACTGATGGGACGGGATGAGGTACTCGCGGCGCTGGATGAGGGCTTGGATGAGCCGATCACATTCAGCTGCTATCCGAGGAATGCGGATTGGATTCTGTCGAAGCGGGATTGGATCAACGGTAAGATTAAAGAGCATATGCTGATGAAGAAATAG
- a CDS encoding extracellular solute-binding protein, whose product METKKFGKLATSAVSLLMVFSLAACGGGKTEEAGTTNDGTKESGGTKAETPADDSKKLDISIGMWDADKAFTNRDSDELLKKVEGDFNITLKPKNVSWSDYQEKFRLWAAADELPDIIANDMFNTATYNQWIEQGIIRPLPDDLSKYPNVKKVMDQPDVQPLKVNGKFYMIPRLTFDSTDEWVMERGLVVRKDWMKKLNIDTPKTYEDYKNMLKKFVEGDPDGNGKKDTVGATLRLPSFLDTVLMPEIPQYSNEGWVYEDGKWMPSVASAKMVKGLTQVRDLYASGALDPDFPLLKNDDGLEKFAQNKAGALFSQISIAKLQNMQTIWAKYDHDVKFEDAVEILPVWPDEDGNTYRFVQTSFWSESYFSAKVDDAKMDRILKMYDFLLSPEGDMLVRYGFEGKDYKKEGDKIVVTRPVDAKTGSMKALKDVYPSQQVIAMVARWREDTYLEDSVKRMQFGDALVDKVDEAYKKLTSEAKPIPTAFDIKLMSTPAKDKVMGIKFVDDITKVVIGKEDPAKMWGTVLKGYEAKGLNEAIKEVNDKAAEMGIKP is encoded by the coding sequence ATGGAGACAAAAAAATTCGGCAAGCTTGCAACAAGCGCCGTCTCGCTGCTGATGGTTTTTTCGCTGGCAGCGTGCGGCGGCGGTAAGACGGAGGAAGCAGGCACAACCAATGACGGAACGAAGGAATCAGGTGGAACGAAGGCGGAAACACCAGCCGACGACAGCAAAAAGCTGGATATCAGCATTGGCATGTGGGATGCCGACAAAGCTTTTACGAACCGGGACAGCGATGAACTTCTGAAGAAGGTGGAGGGTGACTTCAATATCACGCTCAAGCCCAAAAACGTGAGCTGGTCTGACTACCAGGAGAAGTTCCGGCTGTGGGCCGCTGCGGATGAATTACCGGATATTATTGCCAACGACATGTTCAATACGGCTACATACAACCAGTGGATCGAACAGGGCATTATCCGCCCGCTGCCGGATGATCTGAGCAAGTACCCGAACGTGAAAAAGGTGATGGACCAACCGGATGTTCAGCCTCTGAAGGTAAACGGCAAGTTCTATATGATTCCGAGACTGACCTTCGATTCCACGGATGAATGGGTGATGGAGCGCGGACTCGTCGTTCGCAAGGATTGGATGAAGAAGCTGAACATCGACACGCCTAAGACGTACGAGGATTACAAAAACATGCTGAAGAAGTTCGTGGAGGGCGATCCGGACGGAAACGGGAAGAAGGATACCGTCGGTGCCACGCTTCGCCTGCCCTCGTTCCTCGATACCGTGCTGATGCCGGAAATTCCGCAGTACAGCAATGAAGGCTGGGTATATGAGGATGGGAAGTGGATGCCGAGCGTCGCTTCCGCCAAGATGGTCAAGGGCTTGACGCAGGTTCGCGATTTGTATGCGAGCGGAGCGCTGGACCCGGATTTCCCGCTGCTTAAAAACGATGACGGGCTTGAGAAGTTCGCTCAAAATAAAGCGGGTGCCTTGTTCAGTCAAATCTCCATCGCCAAGCTGCAAAATATGCAGACGATCTGGGCCAAATACGATCATGACGTAAAATTTGAGGACGCGGTGGAAATTTTGCCGGTATGGCCGGATGAGGATGGAAATACGTACCGGTTCGTGCAGACCTCCTTCTGGTCGGAAAGTTATTTCAGTGCCAAAGTCGACGATGCAAAGATGGATCGTATCTTGAAAATGTATGATTTCCTGCTGTCACCGGAAGGCGACATGCTCGTGCGGTACGGCTTTGAAGGCAAGGATTACAAGAAGGAGGGCGACAAAATCGTCGTTACCCGTCCGGTTGACGCCAAGACGGGCTCGATGAAGGCGCTGAAGGATGTATACCCTTCCCAGCAGGTGATCGCCATGGTGGCAAGATGGCGCGAGGACACCTACCTGGAGGACAGCGTGAAACGGATGCAGTTCGGCGATGCGCTCGTGGATAAGGTGGATGAGGCGTATAAAAAGCTCACAAGCGAAGCCAAGCCGATCCCGACGGCTTTCGATATCAAGCTGATGTCGACGCCGGCAAAGGATAAAGTCATGGGCATCAAATTTGTCGATGATATTACGAAGGTCGTTATCGGTAAAGAAGACCCGGCCAAAATGTGGGGAACGGTCCTGAAGGGTTATGAAGCGAAGGGATTGAACGAAGCCATTAAAGAAGTGAATGACAAAGCGGCGGAAATGGGCATCAAGCCATAG
- a CDS encoding sensor histidine kinase: MLHYIKALPIRRQLFLIILAFMLLLFAVMATAYMFTSRWLYHQNSDYSYLLLNKIRQHISAQNTATNRLIQGMAYNESVQQYLLETEDQSPWRYELYKQTDTLVARYSSLREGITDVTIMGTGGSNFNLMFDRQKREAVLKTIEEMKSKGYSGSNPYYKGLIDNGDKDNQYFLVGLPINNAMPTSTVGRRLGYMVVFMQPSSFISNMEEVYKNAFGKIYVLDRNNVIVAASGGGHIGEIYALDQLEEAGSGNYVFYDQQHTRHIVRMVDLPDIEGKIINVISEKELLRGMTDIRKVYMFILALTVPALIFMAIVFGRNIVSPIRMFIRAINALKMGQFQKERTEIKLDGYLEIKIMAGKFNEMIEAIDDLTEEAVDSRMRIYELELSKQTAELSYLKHQVNPHFLYNTLASMKGLAAELGIPQFVEITGALSQIYKYSIKGAERVTLREELEIVKSYVKIQQFRFEDRFDVYYDVDPQLYDRRIIKMILQPIVENALSHGLERKMDKGTLRIGGCDNGQGATVLWVKDDGEGIPPDKLAQLQQALSGHAEREPGTTENHSLGLMNVHRRLQLTYGSGSGLVLRSSPSAGTEVYLTILANRGDDA, from the coding sequence TTGTTGCACTACATCAAAGCACTGCCGATCCGGCGGCAGCTGTTTCTTATTATTCTGGCCTTTATGCTGCTGCTCTTTGCGGTGATGGCCACAGCCTATATGTTTACATCGAGGTGGCTGTATCACCAGAACAGCGATTATTCTTACCTGCTTCTGAACAAGATCAGGCAGCATATTTCCGCGCAGAATACGGCAACCAACCGCTTGATCCAAGGGATGGCTTATAACGAATCGGTACAGCAGTATCTGCTGGAGACCGAGGACCAGTCCCCGTGGAGATACGAGCTGTACAAGCAGACGGATACCCTAGTAGCCCGGTATAGCTCACTCCGCGAAGGGATCACGGACGTGACGATTATGGGGACGGGCGGCAGTAATTTTAACCTGATGTTCGATCGGCAGAAGCGGGAAGCCGTTCTGAAGACCATTGAAGAGATGAAATCGAAGGGATACAGCGGCTCGAATCCTTATTATAAGGGGCTCATCGATAACGGGGACAAGGATAATCAATATTTTCTTGTGGGGCTTCCCATTAACAATGCCATGCCGACCTCGACGGTGGGCAGACGACTGGGGTACATGGTTGTATTCATGCAGCCCTCCTCCTTCATCTCCAATATGGAAGAGGTATATAAGAATGCCTTCGGCAAAATTTACGTCCTCGACCGGAACAACGTCATCGTCGCGGCCAGCGGCGGCGGACATATCGGAGAGATCTATGCGCTGGATCAGCTGGAAGAGGCCGGCAGCGGAAACTACGTATTCTACGATCAACAGCATACCCGCCATATCGTGCGGATGGTCGATTTGCCGGATATCGAAGGGAAGATTATCAACGTCATTTCCGAAAAGGAACTGCTGCGCGGAATGACGGACATTCGGAAGGTCTACATGTTCATTCTTGCTTTAACCGTTCCGGCTTTGATCTTCATGGCGATCGTGTTCGGAAGAAATATCGTGTCCCCCATCCGCATGTTCATCCGGGCCATCAACGCCTTGAAGATGGGACAGTTTCAGAAAGAAAGAACCGAGATCAAGCTGGACGGTTATCTGGAAATTAAAATCATGGCGGGCAAATTCAATGAAATGATCGAAGCGATTGACGACCTGACGGAAGAAGCGGTGGACTCGCGCATGCGGATCTACGAGCTGGAGTTGTCCAAGCAGACGGCGGAGCTTTCCTATCTCAAGCATCAGGTTAATCCGCATTTTTTGTACAATACCCTCGCATCCATGAAAGGGTTGGCCGCCGAGCTTGGCATACCGCAATTCGTGGAAATTACCGGCGCCCTCAGCCAGATTTACAAATACAGCATCAAGGGCGCGGAGCGGGTAACGCTGCGCGAGGAGCTGGAAATCGTGAAATCTTACGTCAAAATCCAGCAGTTCCGTTTCGAGGATCGCTTTGACGTCTATTATGACGTGGATCCGCAGTTGTACGACCGCAGGATCATCAAGATGATTTTGCAGCCCATCGTCGAGAATGCTTTATCCCACGGTTTGGAACGGAAAATGGATAAGGGCACTCTCCGGATCGGCGGATGCGACAACGGGCAGGGGGCTACCGTGCTCTGGGTCAAGGATGACGGCGAGGGCATTCCGCCGGATAAACTTGCGCAGCTTCAGCAGGCGCTATCGGGACACGCGGAGCGGGAACCCGGAACGACCGAGAATCACAGCCTGGGGCTGATGAACGTCCACAGAAGGCTGCAATTGACTTATGGAAGCGGTTCCGGATTGGTGCTCAGGAGCTCGCCTTCTGCGGGCACGGAGGTATACCTGACTATATTGGCAAATCGGGGTGATGATGCATGA
- a CDS encoding ATP-dependent Clp protease ATP-binding subunit: MRCQKCNHNEATVGLSLTINQKSEKLYICQECYAKMNSGIPFHAGFGSSGMPPIDEFFKGFMQPQQAQHDASGTHAAANRASGNGSQRGGMLDQLGRNLNDAANAGQIDTVIGRDEEIERVIEILNRRSKNNPVLIGEPGVGKTAIAEGLALRIIEGKVPAKLLNKEVYSLDVASLVAGTGIRGQFEEKVKQLIAELQQRENVLLFIDEIHLLVGAGSAEGSMDAGNILKPVLARGELQVIGATTLKEYRQIEKDAALERRFQPVMVDEPTVQETIEILKGLRPKYEEFHGVRYSDDTIVACVQLSHRYIQDRFLPDKAIDLLDESGAKLNLRASESGHGQIQARLEKISGEKDQATQAENYELAAKLRDEEASLLNQLNHAGTDHGSQTEVRVEDIQQIIERKTGIPVGKLQQDEQNKMKNLAARLETKVIGQTEAVEKVAKAVRRSRAGLKPKNKPIASFLFVGPTGVGKTELSKSLAEELFGQADAMIRLNMSEYMEKHSVSKLIGSPPGYVGHDEAGQLTERVRRNPYSIILLDEIEKAHPDVQNMFLQVLDDGRLTDSQGRTVSFKETVIIMTSNAGITEKKITVGFSAAESVQTSSILDSLGSYFRPEFLNRFDAIIPFASLKEDDLVQIVDNMLGEIEITLGEQGISLNVSDDAKKKLSELGYNPAFGARPLRRVIQQYVEDGITDLVLDDEDVQHVEVDVQDDVIQVTKA, from the coding sequence ATGCGTTGTCAAAAATGTAATCATAACGAAGCAACGGTAGGACTTAGCCTAACAATCAATCAAAAATCCGAAAAACTTTATATATGTCAGGAATGCTATGCAAAAATGAACAGCGGAATCCCGTTCCATGCCGGTTTCGGCTCATCGGGCATGCCGCCGATCGATGAATTCTTCAAAGGCTTCATGCAGCCGCAGCAAGCTCAACATGATGCTTCTGGCACCCATGCTGCAGCTAACCGAGCTTCCGGCAACGGCAGCCAAAGAGGCGGAATGCTGGATCAGCTGGGACGCAATCTGAATGACGCCGCGAATGCTGGCCAGATTGATACGGTGATTGGCCGTGATGAGGAGATCGAACGTGTCATTGAAATTTTGAACCGCCGCAGTAAGAACAACCCGGTGCTGATCGGTGAACCAGGGGTTGGTAAAACAGCCATCGCCGAAGGTCTTGCCCTCCGTATTATCGAAGGCAAAGTACCGGCCAAGCTGCTGAATAAAGAGGTATATTCACTGGATGTTGCCTCTCTTGTTGCAGGTACAGGGATCCGGGGTCAGTTCGAAGAGAAAGTCAAACAATTGATTGCCGAGCTGCAGCAGCGCGAGAATGTTCTGTTATTCATTGACGAGATCCATCTGCTGGTCGGTGCTGGTTCCGCTGAAGGTTCGATGGATGCCGGTAATATCCTGAAGCCCGTGTTGGCACGCGGTGAATTGCAGGTGATCGGTGCTACTACACTGAAGGAATATCGTCAGATCGAAAAAGATGCTGCCCTGGAACGCCGGTTCCAACCAGTCATGGTCGATGAACCAACGGTACAGGAAACCATTGAGATTCTGAAAGGACTGCGTCCGAAATACGAGGAATTCCATGGGGTCCGCTATTCGGATGACACCATTGTAGCTTGTGTACAGTTATCTCACCGTTATATTCAGGACCGCTTCCTGCCGGATAAAGCCATCGATCTGCTTGATGAATCGGGCGCCAAACTGAATCTGCGTGCTTCCGAGAGCGGTCATGGGCAGATTCAAGCACGTCTTGAGAAAATTAGCGGCGAGAAGGATCAGGCAACCCAAGCTGAAAATTACGAACTTGCTGCTAAACTGCGCGATGAAGAAGCCAGTCTGTTGAACCAGCTCAATCATGCCGGAACGGATCACGGCAGCCAGACAGAGGTGCGTGTAGAGGATATACAGCAGATCATTGAACGCAAAACAGGCATTCCGGTCGGTAAACTGCAGCAGGATGAGCAGAACAAGATGAAGAACCTTGCAGCCCGTCTGGAAACGAAAGTGATCGGTCAGACCGAAGCGGTGGAGAAGGTAGCTAAAGCGGTACGCCGCAGCCGTGCAGGACTCAAGCCGAAAAATAAACCAATCGCTTCCTTCCTGTTCGTCGGACCAACCGGTGTTGGTAAGACAGAACTGTCCAAGTCGCTGGCAGAGGAACTGTTTGGTCAGGCAGACGCTATGATTCGGCTGAATATGAGCGAATATATGGAGAAACATTCCGTCTCCAAGCTGATCGGTTCGCCTCCAGGCTATGTCGGTCATGATGAAGCGGGTCAATTGACGGAGCGTGTACGCCGCAATCCGTACAGTATTATCCTGCTGGATGAAATTGAGAAGGCGCATCCCGATGTGCAGAATATGTTCCTGCAGGTATTGGATGACGGCCGCCTGACGGACAGCCAGGGCCGTACCGTAAGCTTTAAGGAAACGGTGATCATTATGACCTCCAATGCAGGCATTACGGAGAAAAAGATCACAGTAGGCTTCTCGGCTGCTGAATCCGTACAGACCAGTTCGATTTTGGACTCGCTGGGCTCGTACTTCCGGCCTGAATTCCTGAACCGCTTTGATGCGATTATTCCGTTTGCTTCACTGAAGGAAGATGATCTCGTTCAGATTGTCGATAATATGCTCGGCGAAATTGAGATCACGCTTGGCGAGCAGGGTATTTCCCTTAACGTCTCTGATGATGCCAAGAAGAAACTGTCAGAGCTGGGTTACAATCCGGCATTTGGAGCCCGTCCGCTGCGCCGTGTCATCCAGCAGTACGTAGAAGACGGCATCACCGATCTGGTGCTGGACGATGAGGATGTGCAGCATGTTGAAGTCGATGTTCAAGATGACGTGATTCAGGTAACGAAGGCCTGA
- a CDS encoding response regulator yields the protein MKYKIVMVDDEKWVLKDIRRSVDWDSYGYEVVGEAMNGILGLKAIQELRPHLVITDVRMPGMDGLELIREVNRLGLDTRFIVSSGHAEFQYAQQALNAGAIGYCLKPFEEEEMASLLIRFRAMQQEKELLLQMELLYLMSDRLEHEGYADELLVRMGLSWNREQGMIVVAVMGEDQELRSISVPHIRVRTGKQETMYLLEAGLEGSMDHDLTVGLSILPDIKGFGCSRRITDIGQLRCAYQEAEIASYQCFITGRKGPFMPVTERLWPEIKELFQQMGNQFNLEQASRACDMFMQHAEQGTVDIQDALRFYNTFFLMYSGQVEQDEYIHSFEQLVEKYGTLANMMNEIRNLSSHRSELAGELGQVKNETLQDILRYLDGHFTDDVSLKSISEQFYVNPSYLSQLFRKMVNTTFLQYVTDKRIAYACQLLSRSRLSIYEISEQSGYPNYFYFAKIFKKIIGKTPTQYREDMKGGCNV from the coding sequence ATGAAGTATAAGATTGTCATGGTCGATGATGAAAAATGGGTCTTGAAAGATATCCGCCGTTCTGTAGACTGGGATTCATACGGATATGAAGTGGTTGGAGAAGCCATGAACGGGATCCTGGGCCTGAAGGCGATTCAGGAGCTCCGGCCCCATCTGGTGATCACGGATGTCCGTATGCCGGGCATGGATGGTCTGGAGCTGATCCGCGAGGTAAACCGCTTGGGCTTGGATACCCGGTTCATCGTATCCAGCGGTCACGCCGAATTCCAATATGCCCAGCAGGCACTCAATGCAGGCGCGATCGGGTATTGTCTGAAGCCGTTCGAGGAGGAGGAGATGGCGAGTCTGCTCATCCGGTTCAGAGCGATGCAGCAGGAGAAGGAGCTTCTTCTGCAAATGGAGCTGCTGTATTTGATGTCGGATCGGCTGGAGCATGAGGGATACGCTGATGAACTGCTTGTGCGTATGGGTCTTTCCTGGAACAGGGAACAAGGGATGATCGTAGTTGCTGTCATGGGCGAGGATCAGGAGCTGCGGAGTATCTCCGTTCCGCATATCCGCGTACGCACGGGTAAGCAGGAAACGATGTATTTGCTGGAAGCTGGGCTAGAAGGCAGCATGGATCACGATCTTACAGTAGGATTATCCATACTCCCGGATATTAAGGGCTTCGGCTGTTCCAGGCGTATTACGGATATTGGCCAGCTCCGCTGCGCCTATCAGGAAGCGGAGATTGCATCATACCAGTGTTTTATTACGGGACGGAAGGGACCGTTTATGCCTGTTACTGAACGCCTGTGGCCGGAGATTAAGGAGCTATTCCAGCAAATGGGGAATCAGTTCAATCTGGAGCAGGCATCCAGAGCCTGCGATATGTTTATGCAGCATGCTGAACAGGGCACGGTAGATATTCAGGATGCACTGCGCTTTTATAATACGTTCTTCCTCATGTACAGCGGTCAAGTCGAGCAGGATGAATATATTCACAGCTTTGAGCAATTGGTAGAAAAGTATGGGACCCTCGCGAATATGATGAACGAGATCAGGAATTTATCCTCGCATCGTAGCGAGCTGGCTGGAGAGTTAGGGCAGGTAAAGAATGAAACACTGCAGGATATTCTGCGTTATCTGGATGGCCACTTCACAGATGATGTATCGCTCAAAAGCATTTCAGAGCAGTTCTACGTGAATCCCAGCTATTTAAGCCAGCTGTTCCGAAAAATGGTGAATACCACCTTTCTGCAATATGTGACGGATAAGAGGATTGCCTATGCGTGCCAGCTGTTAAGTCGTTCCCGGCTCTCCATTTACGAGATTTCGGAGCAGTCCGGGTACCCGAACTATTTTTACTTTGCGAAGATTTTCAAAAAGATCATTGGCAAGACCCCCACGCAGTACCGGGAGGATATGAAGGGAGGATGTAATGTATGA
- a CDS encoding FAD-dependent oxidoreductase, which translates to MKIAVIGCTHAGTAAVVNAAKLYPEAQITVYERNDNISFLSCGIALYVGGIVKDPEGLFYSSPQQLADLGVVTHMRHEVLAVDADAKKLQVRNMQTGEAFEDSFDKLIVTTGSWPIVPKLAGMELGNILLCKNYDHSNTIIDKAKNVNHITVVGAGYIGVELVEAFQQSGKQVTLIDSADRILNRYLDAEFSSRIEESFSSKGIELALGQTVQAFEGKDGMVSHVVTSKGKIETDLVILCIGFRPNTELLKGQVDMLPNGAIIVDEYMQTSKEDVFAAGDSCAVRYNPTGKAAYIPLATNAVRMGMLVARNLMRKTTKYLGTQGTSGLKIYDLNLASTGLTEGACKDEKLNADTVTIEDAYRPEFMPTAETVNVKVVYEKESRRLLGAQIMSKVDLTQAMNTLSVCIQNGMTVDELAFVDFFFQPHYNKPWNFLNSAGIAALPEIKTEQLQQA; encoded by the coding sequence ATGAAAATTGCAGTCATCGGTTGTACACATGCAGGAACGGCAGCGGTAGTTAACGCCGCAAAGCTTTACCCTGAAGCACAAATTACCGTTTATGAACGTAACGATAACATATCCTTTCTATCCTGCGGTATCGCCCTGTATGTAGGTGGAATCGTAAAAGATCCGGAAGGGCTTTTCTACTCGTCGCCGCAGCAGCTGGCTGATTTGGGTGTCGTGACCCATATGCGTCACGAGGTTCTGGCGGTTGATGCAGACGCCAAGAAGCTACAGGTTCGCAACATGCAGACTGGAGAGGCATTCGAGGATTCTTTTGATAAACTTATTGTCACGACAGGTTCTTGGCCCATTGTTCCGAAGCTGGCGGGGATGGAGCTTGGTAATATTCTGCTCTGCAAAAACTATGATCATTCCAACACCATTATTGATAAAGCAAAGAACGTGAATCATATCACGGTTGTCGGCGCAGGCTATATTGGAGTGGAACTGGTGGAAGCATTCCAGCAGAGCGGCAAGCAGGTCACGCTCATTGATAGTGCAGACCGGATATTGAACCGGTATCTGGATGCCGAATTCAGCAGCCGGATCGAGGAGTCGTTCAGCAGCAAAGGCATCGAGCTGGCGCTGGGGCAGACGGTGCAAGCTTTTGAAGGCAAGGATGGCATGGTGAGCCATGTCGTTACAAGCAAAGGCAAAATAGAGACCGACCTGGTCATTCTCTGCATCGGATTCCGTCCCAATACGGAGCTGCTCAAAGGTCAGGTAGATATGCTGCCTAACGGCGCGATCATCGTTGATGAGTATATGCAGACCAGTAAGGAGGATGTTTTCGCCGCGGGTGACAGCTGCGCGGTCAGATACAATCCGACAGGCAAGGCAGCATATATCCCGCTGGCAACGAACGCAGTACGCATGGGCATGCTGGTGGCCCGCAATCTGATGCGTAAAACGACGAAGTACCTGGGCACACAGGGAACATCGGGATTGAAAATATACGATCTGAACTTAGCTTCGACCGGACTTACCGAAGGTGCATGTAAGGACGAGAAGCTGAATGCAGATACGGTTACGATTGAAGATGCTTACCGGCCGGAGTTCATGCCTACAGCAGAGACCGTGAACGTGAAGGTTGTTTATGAAAAAGAAAGCCGCCGTCTTCTGGGCGCGCAGATTATGTCCAAAGTCGACTTAACGCAAGCGATGAACACGCTGTCGGTATGTATTCAAAACGGGATGACCGTCGACGAGCTGGCTTTCGTGGACTTCTTCTTCCAGCCTCACTATAATAAGCCATGGAATTTCCTGAATTCGGCCGGCATCGCGGCGCTGCCTGAGATCAAGACGGAACAGCTGCAGCAGGCCTGA
- a CDS encoding carbohydrate ABC transporter permease produces MVEKRGWPNVIIHLILIIVAVLILVPMYNVVLISFANPGAIAKQAIYLIPTSFDLSSYKYIFSGATVFRALGISGFVTIVGTLINIALTTVGAYALSKKHLPGKNAFLVGILITMLFNGGLIPIYLTVKQLGLINNVMSMILPLAINTFYLIIMLSYFRTVPEALEESAKIDGANDIQVLLRIVLPISMPTIAAITLFYAVDRWNEWWSALLYISETNKFPMQLYLREMLVDVNKMLNNAYAASVASEMRNTYPEGLKMATVVVTMLPVMCIYPFLQRFFSAGVMIGSLKE; encoded by the coding sequence ATGGTTGAAAAAAGAGGCTGGCCGAACGTCATCATCCACCTTATTCTTATCATCGTAGCCGTGCTGATACTGGTTCCCATGTACAATGTGGTGTTAATCTCATTTGCTAACCCGGGAGCCATCGCCAAGCAAGCTATCTATTTAATCCCGACATCCTTTGACCTGAGCTCGTACAAGTATATTTTTTCGGGAGCAACTGTATTTAGGGCGCTGGGCATATCGGGATTCGTCACCATTGTCGGTACGCTGATCAATATTGCGCTGACTACCGTCGGTGCCTATGCTCTGTCTAAAAAGCATCTGCCAGGCAAGAATGCCTTCCTTGTTGGCATTCTGATCACGATGTTGTTTAATGGGGGATTGATCCCGATCTATCTGACAGTTAAACAGCTGGGCCTGATCAATAACGTCATGTCCATGATTTTGCCGCTCGCGATCAATACCTTCTATCTAATTATTATGCTGAGCTATTTCCGGACGGTACCCGAGGCACTGGAGGAATCGGCCAAAATAGATGGAGCGAACGACATACAGGTCCTGCTCCGGATCGTGCTCCCCATTTCTATGCCGACGATTGCTGCCATTACCCTGTTCTATGCGGTGGATCGCTGGAATGAATGGTGGAGTGCACTCCTGTATATATCCGAAACGAACAAGTTTCCGATGCAGCTATACTTGAGAGAGATGCTGGTCGATGTCAATAAAATGCTGAACAACGCCTACGCGGCTTCTGTTGCATCCGAAATGCGAAATACCTATCCAGAAGGGCTCAAAATGGCGACGGTTGTTGTTACAATGCTGCCAGTCATGTGTATTTATCCGTTCCTTCAGCGCTTTTTCTCAGCTGGGGTCATGATCGGATCATTAAAAGAGTGA